The segment GCGAGGGGGATGTCGACGTCGCCGCGGACGGCGCCGTCGGCCACGCCCGACCCCAGCAGCTCGTCGATGGCCTGCGCGTAGGTGCGAAGGACATCGCGCACGGCGCCACCGTAGAACTTGCTGCTCTGCCGGCTTTCCAGCAGCAGCACGGTGGCCAGCGCGGGCTCGGCCTGAATGCTCTCGAACTGCAGCCCGATGAAGCGCGCCAGCCGCTCCTCGAACGGCGCGTGCGACGGCATCACGTCGCGCACGGAGGCCACGAACTCGGCCACCTTGTCGCGAAACGCCGTCAGCAGCAGGTCGTCCTTGCCGTCGAAGTACAGGTAGATCGTCCCCTCCGCCACGCCCGCGCCCGCGGCGATGTCGCGGATGCGGGCGGCGAAGAAGCCGTGCTCGGCAAACACCCGCACCGCGCTTTCGAGGATGGCGCGGCGGCGGGCTTCCTTGCTTTCGCTGAGCGCGGACTCGGAGGGCATGGCGGGAACATAGTGCGAAAGTGCGAGGGTGCGAAAGTGCGCGGTGTAGCGCCGCCGTCGCTCTCCGGCCTCATCCCGTCCACGGAAACGTAAGGTGCGGAGGGAGATGGGGAGAGGGGGATGATCGTGATCGATGCGAGTTCCCCAACACCCCATTTGACAGGCTTGACTTACGCGACGGAATGGAAACCGGCCGGGAGACGTCATCTCCCGGCCGGCGGATTCGACCCGCTACAACTCAGCACTCAACACTCAGCACTTCGATCACGGC is part of the Longimicrobium sp. genome and harbors:
- a CDS encoding TetR/AcrR family transcriptional regulator; the protein is MPSESALSESKEARRRAILESAVRVFAEHGFFAARIRDIAAGAGVAEGTIYLYFDGKDDLLLTAFRDKVAEFVASVRDVMPSHAPFEERLARFIGLQFESIQAEPALATVLLLESRQSSKFYGGAVRDVLRTYAQAIDELLGSGVADGAVRGDVDIPLARRMLIGLLEEIELEWLLGDHSRPLPPLAPKVATTFYRGLNP